A single genomic interval of Gammaproteobacteria bacterium harbors:
- a CDS encoding asparagine synthase (glutamine-hydrolysing), translated as MAAIAGLIDWTGKAAAEAVRRALATLTAHGRDGEALHDGGDVALGWRQKILHAEDRLDRQPLIGAGGRFLSVADVRLDNRNELAALLGLPAERARVLPDSAYVLAAYEEWGAQCTRHLLGSFAFAIWDKTEHRLFLARDPLGTRSLFYYRCERFCFFATMPSALFMHPNIPRVLDEQSLVDELAHLPQRPHASIYRDIYRVTPGHTVTISFEQCNAERYWRPEELPLLRLATDRDYVDAFKELFDEAVRCRLRSLYPIGSHLSSGWDSSSVTVTAAQLLGTEGRRLTAFTTVPTPSWQGKALHGRFADEGPIAAEVAQRFANIDHVLIPGTGRWDLEDLDNYAACFERPRRDAANVGWYDALHQEARRRGIRVMLTGMGGNITISDNGLTLLPRLLRQARFIELWREWRGLRAAGRRWRSILSLTFAPFLSDRSWEMVQRFLGNWGAPEKRFAHLNQAAVRNFRLVERTQGNKRITPASHRADARTQRIHFVRTKDFDFANAGSVAAWDIELRHPAADRRIIEFFLTVPDEQWLHRGETRWLLRRAMTGVLPSSLMGNLRRGHQAADWYETAAKTHDRLMDELTRLSRDPIVGKLLNVAALSALAQDWPLDEPPESWLAARPRFNLLFAISLGRFVRRFQDGNS; from the coding sequence ATGGCGGCCATAGCTGGACTCATTGACTGGACGGGCAAAGCGGCGGCAGAAGCAGTTCGTCGTGCATTGGCCACCTTGACTGCTCACGGACGTGACGGTGAGGCCTTGCATGACGGAGGAGACGTGGCACTCGGCTGGCGACAGAAGATCCTTCATGCCGAAGATCGCTTGGATCGGCAGCCTCTCATCGGCGCGGGCGGGCGGTTCCTGTCGGTCGCGGATGTCCGTCTCGACAACCGTAACGAGTTGGCCGCGTTGCTTGGGTTACCGGCCGAAAGGGCTCGCGTCCTACCCGATAGCGCTTACGTCTTGGCCGCCTACGAGGAATGGGGGGCGCAATGCACTCGGCACTTGCTCGGGAGTTTCGCCTTCGCAATCTGGGACAAGACCGAACACCGCCTCTTTCTGGCGCGCGATCCACTCGGTACTCGGTCACTTTTTTATTATCGATGCGAGCGATTTTGTTTTTTCGCAACGATGCCGTCCGCGTTGTTCATGCACCCGAACATTCCGCGTGTGCTCGACGAGCAGAGCTTGGTTGACGAGCTTGCTCATCTGCCGCAACGCCCACATGCAAGCATCTACCGTGACATTTATCGGGTGACACCCGGTCACACCGTCACCATTAGCTTCGAACAATGTAACGCCGAACGCTATTGGCGGCCGGAGGAGTTGCCATTGCTGCGTCTCGCCACTGACAGGGACTATGTCGATGCCTTTAAAGAGCTATTCGATGAGGCGGTACGCTGCCGTCTGCGCAGCCTGTACCCCATTGGGAGCCATCTCAGCTCCGGTTGGGATAGCAGTTCGGTAACCGTAACGGCCGCCCAACTGTTGGGTACTGAAGGCCGTCGACTGACCGCCTTTACCACCGTACCCACACCATCATGGCAGGGAAAAGCGCTCCACGGCCGATTCGCTGACGAAGGGCCAATCGCCGCAGAGGTTGCACAGCGTTTTGCCAATATCGATCACGTTTTGATCCCTGGTACCGGTCGATGGGATCTTGAAGATCTCGACAACTATGCCGCCTGCTTCGAACGCCCGCGCCGTGACGCGGCAAATGTCGGTTGGTACGACGCACTCCATCAAGAGGCCCGCCGCCGCGGCATCCGGGTGATGCTGACCGGCATGGGGGGTAATATTACGATTAGTGACAATGGGCTGACGCTGCTTCCACGGCTCCTGCGGCAGGCACGCTTTATCGAACTATGGCGTGAATGGCGGGGGTTGCGCGCGGCGGGGCGGCGGTGGAGGAGCATTCTCTCGTTGACATTCGCCCCTTTTCTATCTGATCGTTCATGGGAGATGGTCCAGCGTTTCTTGGGGAACTGGGGGGCTCCAGAGAAAAGGTTTGCCCACCTGAACCAAGCTGCCGTACGGAACTTCAGATTGGTCGAACGAACGCAAGGTAATAAGAGAATTACGCCCGCCTCGCATCGTGCTGACGCTCGAACTCAGAGGATCCATTTTGTGCGCACCAAGGATTTCGACTTCGCGAATGCCGGCAGTGTTGCCGCCTGGGATATCGAGCTACGCCATCCGGCCGCTGACCGGCGCATCATCGAATTTTTCCTTACCGTTCCGGATGAGCAGTGGTTGCATCGGGGCGAAACGCGTTGGCTGCTTCGCCGGGCCATGACCGGAGTGCTGCCGTCGTCACTGATGGGCAACTTGCGGCGGGGTCATCAAGCGGCGGACTGGTATGAGACCGCGGCCAAGACTCATGACCGCCTAATGGATGAACTCACACGGCTTTCCCGTGATCCTATAGTGGGGAAATTGCTCAATGTTGCGGCATTGAGTGCGCTTGCCCAAGATTGGCCGCTCGACGAGCCGCCGGAGAGTTGGTTAGCCGCCCGACCCCGTTTCAACTTGCTATTTGCCATATCACTTGGGAGATTTGTACGGCGCTTTCAGGATGGCAATAGTTGA
- a CDS encoding putative PqqD family protein (Evidence 3 : Putative function from multiple computational evidences), producing the protein MTTSHTSAVCYRRRTDLLETVLDSELLLLDTQSMNVIGLNPTCSAIWRQLGDARTVMEIVKVLLVEFEVDSARCRTEVERVLQNLAANGLVVQEAV; encoded by the coding sequence ATGACCACTTCGCACACTAGCGCCGTATGCTATCGGCGGCGCACCGACCTATTGGAAACTGTTCTAGATTCCGAATTGTTGTTACTCGATACACAAAGCATGAACGTTATCGGCCTCAATCCGACCTGTAGCGCAATCTGGCGACAGTTGGGAGACGCGCGAACGGTTATGGAGATCGTCAAAGTCCTGCTGGTGGAATTTGAAGTAGATTCTGCTCGGTGTAGAACCGAGGTAGAGAGGGTACTACAAAATCTTGCTGCGAATGGGTTAGTCGTCCAAGAAGCAGTCTGA